The Leucobacter viscericola genome includes a window with the following:
- a CDS encoding M20/M25/M40 family metallo-hydrolase, whose translation MTASEASPALNITPREGAAERLSRMIQIPTVSAEMEQRGAEPFEQFIALLEELYPLTHAQLERERITDLGLLFHWRGTDSQQDPAVLMAHFDVVPIDESDTWKHPPFEGRIANGYVHGRGALDDKGPLLVTLEAVENLLATGFTPARDVYLSFGGNEETFGDAAEAIANTLEDRGITPWLVLDEGGAVVDAPLPLVRGLAAMVGVGEKGATTIELSARGDGGHASAPPMLTAVGRVSRAVQRLTPETFPARTPAAVTRMLADFAARSRGPARLLYRALAGSPWLTARVFTMLGGEPAAMVRTTVAPTMLSGGTAANVLPSQASATVNLRIALGESVQGTVRRIRRRIKDRRVTVTVLEAGEPSPESATDNEQFALITEAVKRSHPTAHTTPYVMMAATDSRHFHRFSPATYRFAPLAMSAELRATIHGVDERVAMSELERGEIFHRTLIENL comes from the coding sequence ATGACCGCCAGCGAAGCCAGTCCCGCGCTCAACATCACCCCTCGCGAGGGGGCTGCCGAACGCCTCTCGCGCATGATCCAGATACCCACGGTTTCGGCCGAAATGGAGCAGCGCGGCGCAGAACCGTTTGAGCAGTTCATCGCGCTGCTCGAAGAGCTGTACCCGCTCACCCACGCACAGCTCGAACGCGAGCGGATCACCGATCTCGGCCTGCTCTTCCACTGGCGTGGCACGGACTCGCAGCAGGATCCTGCCGTGCTCATGGCGCACTTCGACGTTGTGCCCATCGACGAGTCCGACACCTGGAAGCATCCGCCGTTTGAGGGCCGCATCGCGAATGGCTACGTGCACGGCCGCGGCGCTCTCGACGACAAGGGTCCGCTGCTCGTCACACTCGAGGCGGTCGAGAACCTGCTCGCAACGGGATTCACCCCCGCACGCGACGTTTACCTTTCGTTCGGCGGCAACGAAGAAACATTCGGTGACGCGGCCGAAGCGATCGCAAACACACTCGAGGATCGCGGGATCACGCCCTGGCTCGTGCTCGATGAGGGCGGTGCAGTGGTTGACGCGCCACTCCCCCTGGTCAGAGGTCTTGCTGCCATGGTCGGCGTCGGCGAAAAGGGCGCAACCACGATCGAGCTGAGCGCGCGAGGCGACGGCGGTCACGCGTCCGCGCCACCCATGCTCACCGCGGTGGGCCGGGTCTCGAGAGCCGTGCAGCGCCTCACGCCCGAGACGTTTCCGGCGCGCACCCCGGCGGCAGTCACGCGCATGCTGGCCGACTTCGCCGCCCGATCCCGAGGGCCTGCCCGCCTGCTCTATCGTGCGCTCGCGGGCTCACCCTGGCTCACCGCGCGCGTCTTCACGATGCTCGGCGGCGAACCGGCGGCGATGGTGCGCACGACCGTGGCGCCCACGATGCTCTCGGGTGGCACCGCCGCCAATGTGCTGCCATCGCAGGCGAGCGCAACCGTCAATCTGAGGATCGCGCTCGGTGAGTCGGTGCAGGGTACGGTGCGCAGGATCCGCCGCCGCATTAAGGATCGCCGCGTCACCGTCACGGTGCTGGAAGCGGGAGAGCCCTCCCCCGAATCAGCGACCGACAACGAGCAGTTCGCGCTCATCACCGAGGCGGTGAAACGGTCTCACCCCACGGCCCACACCACTCCATACGTGATGATGGCCGCCACCGACTCACGCCACTTTCACCGCTTCTCACCGGCGACGTACCGTTTCGCCCCGCTCGCAATGTCTGCCGAGCTGCGCGCAACGATCCACGGCGTCGACGAGCGCGTGGCCATGAGCGAGCTTGAGCGCGGCGAGATTTTTCACCGCACACTGATCGAGAACCTGTAG
- a CDS encoding MFS transporter encodes MKKITLGALVGVVGFLAFVELTSGFIQGYYTPMLSNIARHLDVHDADVNWLEGSQLMLSALVVPALAKLGDMVGHKRILLWSTAITALATLALPFTNSFALFLAAWTLQGVYVVWLPLEIALIWSRSRNMEDRSLVTARAAGILVAALELGAITGALLGGQLIDTLPIMTVLFVPGILVTICFFVILFGVKESPDQLGGRLDFVGLSLISLAILAFTGGLSLLRLNGAGDPIAWGVVLLGLLLVIPFARWELRHPDPLIDVRLFRSPALAPVFLTAALFGMSVLGAQAPLSTFLRTDPEVYGYGIGTSGFVTSLAIGFYLISMVIGALLYPRVARLLTPRLALVVAACLVGIGYLLFVPFHATYLQVVLNIMIAGIGSGALVAALPAAAAAAAPATQTGVATGLTNSTKTIGGAVASAIFGFALLHGISGGPEGGTAGSFSGYLTVWLVCSISAFVAAAALLFVVPKNAFQDHPVEKVAG; translated from the coding sequence ATGAAAAAGATCACCCTTGGGGCACTTGTTGGTGTTGTGGGCTTTCTCGCGTTCGTCGAGCTCACGAGCGGCTTTATTCAGGGCTACTACACGCCCATGCTGAGCAACATCGCTCGCCACCTCGACGTGCACGATGCCGACGTGAACTGGCTTGAGGGATCACAGCTCATGCTCTCGGCACTGGTGGTGCCCGCGCTCGCGAAACTCGGAGACATGGTCGGGCACAAGCGGATCCTGCTGTGGTCAACCGCCATCACCGCGCTCGCGACACTCGCTTTGCCGTTCACCAACTCTTTCGCGCTGTTTCTCGCCGCTTGGACGCTGCAGGGGGTCTACGTTGTGTGGTTGCCCCTCGAGATTGCCCTGATCTGGTCGCGCTCTCGCAATATGGAGGACCGCTCACTCGTCACCGCACGCGCCGCCGGCATTTTGGTGGCGGCTCTCGAACTCGGCGCGATCACGGGTGCGCTTCTCGGCGGGCAGTTGATCGACACTCTGCCGATCATGACGGTGCTGTTTGTGCCGGGCATCCTCGTGACGATCTGCTTCTTCGTGATTCTCTTTGGTGTGAAAGAATCGCCCGATCAGCTTGGCGGCCGCCTCGACTTCGTCGGCCTGAGCCTTATCTCGCTCGCGATCCTCGCGTTCACGGGTGGCCTCAGCCTACTCCGATTGAACGGCGCCGGCGATCCGATCGCCTGGGGTGTGGTGCTTCTTGGCCTGCTCCTCGTCATTCCGTTCGCGCGCTGGGAGCTGCGTCACCCAGACCCGTTGATCGACGTGCGCCTGTTCCGTTCCCCAGCGCTCGCCCCGGTCTTTCTGACCGCCGCGCTCTTCGGTATGAGTGTGCTCGGCGCGCAGGCTCCGCTCTCGACCTTCTTGCGCACGGATCCCGAAGTCTACGGCTACGGGATCGGCACCTCGGGTTTTGTGACCTCGCTCGCCATCGGCTTCTACCTGATCTCAATGGTGATCGGAGCGCTGCTCTACCCGCGGGTGGCCAGGCTTCTCACTCCGCGCCTCGCGCTTGTTGTCGCGGCGTGCCTGGTTGGCATTGGGTACCTCCTGTTTGTGCCCTTCCACGCGACGTACCTGCAGGTGGTCCTCAACATCATGATTGCGGGCATTGGATCCGGGGCGCTTGTCGCGGCCCTTCCCGCTGCCGCGGCAGCCGCGGCTCCGGCAACACAGACGGGTGTTGCGACCGGCCTCACAAACTCGACGAAGACCATCGGCGGCGCAGTCGCATCTGCCATCTTTGGGTTCGCGCTTCTCCACGGCATTTCGGGTGGCCCGGAGGGTGGCACCGCAGGATCCTTCTCCGGCTACCTCACCGTGTGGCTCGTCTGCAGCATCTCCGCGTTTGTCGCGGCGGCGGCGCTGCTGTTTGTGGTGCCGAAGAACGCTTTCCAGGATCACCCCGTGGAAAAGGTCGCGGGCTAG